In Mytilus edulis chromosome 6, xbMytEdul2.2, whole genome shotgun sequence, the following proteins share a genomic window:
- the LOC139526128 gene encoding mitochondrial ubiquitin ligase activator of NFKB 1-like, which produces MSSHFSIFRGGVIRDIALIEHKSKRSNGEWSDVQNVIHHVDALPFYLHKIKKNGSKDARVHIEEAKSADFLLDDLTVIYDRYTSDQSGLIQRGMDRIFGQVITGIHEYEKMLFLGTPLLGIGRLKLENNAIYMSPPKNGSRFILTTQTKEEVVKHFSSQSNIIKIFLGITCVIGVGLATYIIKKWYTKRIERMAQEAENARMAARAAANNRQSSNNSDSQECVICLSNPREVILLNCGHICVCIDCVQTLPQPMKCPVCRQNVVRFHNAYMA; this is translated from the exons ATGTCGAGTCACTTCAGCATTTTTAGAGGGGGTGTCATTAGAGACATTGCATTGATTGAACACAAATCAAAGAGAAGCAATGGCGAATG GTCAGACGTCCAAAATGTTATTCATCATGTTGATGCATTGCCATTTTATttgcacaaaattaaaaaaaatggttcaaAAGATGCCAGAGTTCATATCGAAGAAGCAAAAAGTGCAGATTTTCTATTAGATGACCTCACTGTCATCTATGACAGGTATACGTCAGACCAATCTGGACTTATTCAGCGTGGAATGGACAGAATATTTGGTCAAGTCATTACAGGGAtacatgaatatgaaaaaatgttgtttttaggTACTCCATTGCTGGGCATTGGACGGTTAAAGCTggaaaataatgcaatatacatGTCACCCCCAAAGAATGGGTCCCGATTCATACTGACAACACAAACCAAAGAAGAAGTCGTTAAACATTTCTCTTCACAATcaaacataattaaaatttttCTTGGTATTACCTGTGTTATAGGTGTTGGCCTGGCCacatatattataaaaaagtGGTACACAAAACGAATAGAAAGAATGGCCCAGGAGGCAGAGAATGCACGAATGGCTGCAAGAGCTGCAGCAAATAATCGTCAATCATCCAATAATTCAGACTCTCAGGAGTGTGTTATTTGTCTATCAAACCCAAGGGAagtaattttgttaaattgtgGACATATATGTGTTTGTATTGACTGTGTTCAAACATTACCTCAACCAATGAAATGTCCTGTTTGCAGACAGAATGTTGTGAGGTTCCATAATGCGTACATGGCATAA